The proteins below come from a single Prochlorococcus marinus CUG1415 genomic window:
- the cdaA gene encoding diadenylate cyclase CdaA, whose product MNFWEIINLKLLLDFLFAVGFGLLLFSRVKEQRTLWLLRGYLFLVSSAWFIQRYAYLPLTSKLIDAAVLACSLSLAILWQGELRRLMELLGTGRLAVLLGNPPKEFRATSTTITQLVDTAGKLSQNRRGALIVVDLGSDLRPEDFLYSGTNIEAQLSTDLLINLFATDTPLHDGAVLVKGNKIISAGVILPLSRQGISRYGTRHLAALGITERFDRCICIVVSEETGTLSLANQGKLERPITSSRLQELLVNLIGNQNSIGASKSSLNKTASSQKTKSSDNIITDINEKETNKSESFTNYKD is encoded by the coding sequence GTGAATTTCTGGGAGATTATAAATTTAAAGCTTTTATTAGATTTCTTATTCGCTGTTGGTTTTGGACTTTTATTATTTTCAAGAGTAAAAGAACAGAGAACATTATGGCTTTTAAGAGGATATTTATTTTTAGTTTCATCCGCATGGTTTATTCAAAGATATGCATACCTTCCATTAACATCAAAATTAATTGATGCTGCGGTACTAGCTTGCTCTCTTTCCTTAGCTATCCTTTGGCAGGGAGAACTAAGAAGATTAATGGAATTATTAGGTACTGGGAGGCTAGCTGTATTACTTGGAAATCCACCAAAGGAATTTAGAGCAACTTCAACTACTATTACTCAGTTAGTTGATACGGCAGGTAAACTCTCTCAGAATAGAAGAGGTGCCTTAATTGTTGTGGATTTGGGGAGTGATTTAAGGCCTGAAGATTTTTTATATTCAGGTACAAATATTGAAGCACAATTATCAACTGACCTTTTAATAAATCTTTTTGCAACAGATACACCATTACATGATGGAGCAGTTCTTGTGAAAGGTAACAAAATAATATCTGCTGGTGTAATACTGCCTCTCTCGAGGCAAGGAATCAGTAGATACGGCACAAGACATTTAGCTGCATTAGGCATTACAGAAAGATTTGACAGGTGTATTTGTATTGTTGTTTCTGAAGAGACAGGTACGTTATCATTAGCAAACCAAGGAAAACTTGAAAGGCCAATAACCAGCAGCAGGTTACAAGAACTTCTTGTGAATTTGATTGGTAATCAAAACTCTATTGGAGCAAGTAAATCATCTTTAAATAAGACTGCTTCATCCCAAAAAACCAAATCAAGTGATAATATTATCACTGATATTAATGAAAAAGAGACCAATAAATCAGAAAGCTTCACTAACTACAAGGATTAA
- a CDS encoding isoprenyl transferase encodes MIFGKIIDKKNNELSKKIDNKKVPEHVAIIMDGNGRWATKKGLPRSFGHNKGVSVLKEVLKVSKNLGCKVLTVYAFSTENWTRPTKEVDYLINLFNQVLRNEIQEIHQELIKIKFIGDLTPFPEALKKIIYSSESLTKNNNSFLLNICINYGGRQEIVKVAKELALQSSSGEIKPSEVNEELFNSKLLTQGIKDPELLIRTSGEKRISNFLLWQLAYSEIYISEVLWPDFNEFEFLKAIIDYQSRNRRFGGIESLHNESFEDSQCSS; translated from the coding sequence ATGATTTTTGGAAAAATAATTGACAAGAAAAATAATGAATTATCAAAAAAAATAGATAATAAAAAAGTGCCAGAACATGTTGCAATAATTATGGACGGGAATGGGAGATGGGCTACTAAAAAAGGATTACCTCGATCATTTGGGCATAACAAGGGTGTTAGTGTATTAAAAGAGGTTCTTAAAGTATCAAAAAATTTAGGTTGTAAAGTACTTACTGTTTATGCTTTTTCAACTGAAAATTGGACAAGACCAACAAAAGAGGTTGATTATCTCATAAATCTCTTTAACCAAGTTTTGAGAAACGAAATTCAAGAAATCCATCAAGAATTAATTAAAATAAAATTTATCGGGGATTTAACCCCTTTCCCAGAGGCTTTAAAAAAAATAATATATAGTTCAGAATCTCTAACTAAAAACAATAATTCTTTTTTATTAAATATTTGTATAAACTACGGAGGTAGGCAAGAAATAGTAAAAGTTGCAAAAGAATTAGCATTACAATCTTCTTCTGGAGAAATAAAACCAAGTGAAGTTAATGAAGAATTATTTAATTCAAAGCTATTAACTCAAGGAATTAAAGATCCAGAATTACTCATAAGAACTAGTGGAGAAAAAAGGATAAGTAATTTTCTTTTATGGCAATTAGCTTATTCAGAAATTTACATCTCAGAAGTACTCTGGCCAGACTTCAATGAATTCGAATTCCTTAAAGCAATAATTGATTATCAATCAAGGAATAGACGTTTCGGCGGTATAGAATCATTACACAATGAATCTTTTGAAGATTCTCAGTGTTCTTCCTAA
- the bioB gene encoding biotin synthase BioB produces MTNQLYTKIRFDWDREEILEILNMPLIDLMWESQIVHRKFNKYKVQLASLFSVKTGGCEENCSYCSQSIYSSSEIKSHPQFQVEQVLASAQIAKKEGAERFCMGWAWREIRDGKSFNAMLKMVSGVRDLGMEACVTAGMLTDEQASRLAEAGLTAYNHNLDTSPEYYKNIITTRTYQDRLDTIKRVRNAGINVCCGGIIGLGETNGDRASLLEVLSNMNPHPESVPINSLVAIEGTGLEDNQEIDSIEMIRMIATARILMPKSKIRLSAGREKLSKEAQILCFQCGANSIFYGDELLTTSNPSFQSDRKLLKEVGVLFNKDFETYKKTLSSR; encoded by the coding sequence ATGACTAATCAGTTATATACCAAAATTAGGTTCGATTGGGATAGAGAGGAGATATTAGAAATACTTAATATGCCTCTTATTGATTTAATGTGGGAATCACAAATTGTTCACAGGAAATTCAACAAATACAAAGTTCAATTAGCATCATTGTTCAGCGTAAAAACTGGAGGATGTGAGGAAAATTGTTCTTATTGTAGCCAATCAATTTATAGTTCTAGCGAAATCAAAAGTCACCCACAATTTCAAGTTGAACAGGTTCTAGCAAGTGCCCAAATAGCAAAGAAAGAGGGTGCAGAAAGGTTTTGTATGGGTTGGGCTTGGAGAGAAATTAGAGACGGGAAATCCTTTAATGCAATGTTAAAGATGGTAAGTGGGGTTAGAGATCTAGGAATGGAAGCATGCGTTACTGCTGGAATGCTCACTGATGAACAAGCATCAAGACTTGCTGAGGCAGGTTTAACAGCCTATAATCATAATCTTGATACTAGTCCAGAGTATTATAAAAATATTATTACGACTAGAACTTATCAAGACAGATTAGATACTATCAAGAGAGTAAGAAATGCAGGAATAAATGTATGTTGCGGAGGAATAATAGGCTTGGGGGAAACTAATGGTGATAGAGCATCTCTTTTGGAAGTCCTGTCAAACATGAATCCACACCCTGAAAGTGTTCCTATAAATTCATTAGTAGCTATTGAAGGTACTGGTTTAGAAGATAATCAAGAGATTGATTCGATTGAGATGATAAGAATGATAGCCACGGCAAGAATTCTTATGCCTAAAAGCAAAATAAGATTAAGTGCTGGGCGAGAGAAACTATCAAAAGAAGCCCAAATTTTATGTTTTCAATGCGGGGCAAATTCAATTTTTTATGGAGATGAGTTACTTACGACGTCAAATCCATCTTTTCAATCAGACAGAAAACTTCTAAAAGAGGTTGGCGTTCTATTCAATAAAGATTTTGAAACTTATAAAAAAACATTATCTTCTCGATGA
- a CDS encoding rhodanese-related sulfurtransferase: MKGKNYKIVSLYSFFPFQENLILDLKNKLLEIEKEKDLSGLLIFASEGINGTICAEINVIDIVMNLLNKYIDNKKLNTKVNFSKKKVFKKLKIKIKKEIVTMGVHEINPSQDNGTYIDSFNWNKLIENQNTIIIDTRNYYEVSIGTFQNSINPNTRNFSEFPKWVDDHLDSHLENKESTNIAMFCTGGIRCEKATSLLRKKGYKNIYHLQGGILQYLDDIPEEKNLFEGECYVFDKRVALNHELEKGSYLICHACGMPVSIQDQKRKEYRKGIQCHYCINQFSDEDRKRFEERQKQIDRLKGASPIIDKN; the protein is encoded by the coding sequence ATGAAAGGCAAAAATTATAAAATAGTTTCTCTTTATTCTTTCTTCCCATTTCAAGAAAACTTAATTCTTGATCTCAAAAATAAATTATTAGAAATTGAAAAGGAAAAAGATCTTTCAGGTTTATTAATTTTTGCAAGTGAGGGTATTAATGGAACTATTTGTGCTGAGATAAATGTAATAGATATTGTTATGAATTTACTTAACAAATATATAGATAATAAAAAGTTGAATACAAAAGTAAACTTTTCAAAAAAGAAGGTCTTCAAAAAATTAAAAATAAAAATCAAGAAAGAAATAGTTACCATGGGTGTCCATGAGATAAATCCTTCACAAGATAATGGGACTTATATTGACTCATTTAATTGGAATAAATTAATTGAGAATCAAAATACAATAATTATTGATACCAGAAATTACTATGAGGTTTCTATAGGGACATTTCAGAACTCAATAAACCCAAATACGAGAAATTTTAGCGAATTTCCAAAGTGGGTAGATGATCATTTAGATAGTCATTTAGAAAATAAAGAATCTACAAATATAGCAATGTTTTGTACGGGAGGTATCAGATGTGAAAAAGCTACAAGTTTACTGAGAAAGAAAGGTTATAAAAATATTTATCACCTACAAGGTGGTATCCTTCAATACCTTGATGATATACCAGAAGAAAAAAACTTATTTGAAGGTGAATGTTATGTTTTTGATAAAAGAGTTGCTTTAAATCACGAATTAGAGAAAGGCTCCTACTTGATTTGTCATGCATGTGGAATGCCAGTTTCAATTCAAGATCAAAAAAGGAAAGAATATAGAAAGGGTATTCAATGTCATTACTGCATAAATCAATTCAGTGATGAAGATAG